From Kangiella sp. TOML190, one genomic window encodes:
- a CDS encoding sulfite exporter TauE/SafE family protein, translating to MLLEWHFIILLIALGLFNGILAGLLGIGGGLVIVPAMIWLLPTIGVPAEHLMHMALATSMATICFTAISSAYAHHQRGSVSISLLKLLVPAIAAGGLLGAYIANLIDTLWLGRIFGVAAVLMGLQMVVGKQPTAKGLKLNAVNAAPAGLGMGAISSLLGIGGGSVVVPYLLYHKEKLVMAIGTAAACGLPLAIMATIGYVVLGWQVSNLPPYHWGYVYLPAVFAIAFGSILSAPLGAYLAHKLPTLIIKRIFALLMVVVGAKIIMNNL from the coding sequence ATGCTTTTGGAATGGCACTTTATTATTTTGCTTATCGCCCTTGGCTTATTCAATGGCATCTTAGCGGGGCTGCTCGGGATTGGTGGCGGCTTGGTGATAGTGCCAGCGATGATTTGGCTGTTACCGACAATTGGTGTGCCAGCTGAGCATTTGATGCACATGGCCTTGGCCACTTCAATGGCTACCATTTGTTTTACCGCTATTTCCTCAGCTTATGCTCATCACCAGCGTGGTTCAGTTTCAATATCTTTGCTAAAACTGCTGGTTCCTGCGATTGCTGCAGGCGGCTTACTAGGCGCCTATATTGCTAACTTGATCGATACCCTATGGCTAGGGCGGATCTTTGGCGTCGCGGCTGTTCTGATGGGGTTGCAAATGGTGGTTGGCAAGCAACCTACTGCCAAGGGCCTAAAGCTGAATGCTGTCAATGCTGCGCCTGCTGGGCTGGGCATGGGCGCGATCTCCTCATTGTTGGGTATTGGCGGTGGCTCGGTGGTGGTGCCCTATTTGTTGTATCATAAAGAAAAACTGGTCATGGCCATCGGAACTGCGGCCGCTTGCGGTTTGCCGCTAGCAATTATGGCGACAATCGGCTATGTTGTGCTGGGCTGGCAAGTTAGCAATTTGCCCCCATATCATTGGGGCTATGTGTATCTGCCGGCGGTGTTTGCGATTGCATTCGGCTCGATATTAAGCGCCCCTTTGGGAGCTTATTTAGCTCATAAGTTGCCAACCTTGATCATCAAGCGTATTTTTGCACTGCTGATGGTGGTGGTTGGGGCAAAAATTA